The Phycodurus eques isolate BA_2022a chromosome 5, UOR_Pequ_1.1, whole genome shotgun sequence DNA segment CTGTGTTGAAATGTCCAGCTCAAAGGAAGGAGAACGACTGTTGGTATTTATCTGCATCCATGATGGGGCATATGGTGTACTGCGAGTGACGTAATCCAAAGGTGAAGGCTGGTGCTTTGGAGTGCGTGGTGGTGACCTGGCCAAAGAGAGAAAAGGTCAAGGTAAAACATTTATCTTCACCCTGTGCCCCCTGGTCGTCGTGGTAATGAAAGCTGTGCTCAGCATTTGCATGAGTTCAGAACCACACCCCCACAAAAATTAAGTCATTTTAACCACAGTTTAACAAGTGGATATTAAGTGTTGTGTAATTATCAGAGACCTGTTAACTCATTCAAATGCATAATGTGTCTCGTTGAAGAAGACCTTGCCCACCTTTTCGGGACAGTAGACTCCAGGTGCTGGTGTCCTCGTAGCGCTCTGAGGCATGAACTTGCGCCCCGGCATACTGTATTGAGGGGATTTGGTGAGGTAAACTTTGGGGTCGACAGCTTGGTAGGCAGCAGGGCCTGGAGACTGAAGGAAGAAGTAAAAGAAGCAATGTCAAAGGGGGagtttgcaattgtttttttcaggaAGAACAACCGATCAGAGACACAAGGTCTAACCGACAAAGTGTCAATCATTTACCGTGCACTCGCAGGCACAGACATAGCTGCTCACTGGCAGACCCCGTGCGGCCCGAGTTTTGCTGAAACTATTTTGAAATgtctacttaaaaaaaaatgctcatccCTTGTTTGCCAACAACTGGACACAAGACCAACAAAGAGAAGCACTGTAAAAGGACCTCAGAAGCTGCGAGGGTTTGTAAGTCACGCGGAATTAGCAATCTTTCTGCTTGACAGGAAAGTCTAGAAGATCtttgattttttaattaattgtacaGTCTCAAAAAATGTCCAAACCAATAACATTCAACATTACAGTAAGACTTGATTACTTATAAGTCATGTAGCAAACGTGGCTAAGATTGGCTTGTTTCCAGTGCTCACGCTAGCGCTAAATGTTTTAGTGAAGCTGGTGTTCTTGACGATCACGACTACGCACTTGTATAATCGCATGGCATTATGAATGGCCATTTTTAAGAAGCGAAAGAGCGCAGTCAGTGAATGAGGTTATCATAGCCAACAGCCtctgaaatatccacactctctcctTTCTTCTCATCTGTTTCCTCCCTTGGTACTAGTTCACAGTAGCTACAGCGGCGAGGGATGTTATTTCCAAATATCAAAACGTTATTTCCTGATAAGAGCAGCAAGATCGCAGTTTTTCCGTTGCAACGGATTAATATCCGCGCGAGGGTCAATCGCCAGGTGCACGTGCGGGTGTGAGTTAACCATTAATAGCGTCGTTCAGTGTGCCTTAAGTGTTTTAAACAAGATTTCTACCTTTGTGTAGTCTTCCATGAAGTTGCCATTTTTACTGCGACCGTAGAGCGAGTGTGCGGGTGCTGCGCGTATAGTGACAGTTTTGGGTCCCAGCACAGGAGGTAGACTGTTCGATGCTGGACCTGCAAGGACAAAACAGTTAAACAGGGTAAACACATATCGATAACTGGGTCAaggttgagttttttttcccgcaattccgatcaaagtcagcgaAGGCCCGGTTATCAGATATCTCTGATAGATTATCAAGAGCGATCATCCTAGTCTGGGATAGGATTAGGAGTGATTTTTTTGTCGCTGCTATGATCAGAAAATGGTCCGGGCCAACAATTGTGAATGTtgaacctgttcaatattcatGATGGCAAATCCTTTAAGTGTGCGGTCAACACCAGGTTGGGCCGACGTGCAAGGGAGCGCTAGCCAATTATGAAGCGACCTTAAACTCACACTGTTGCCAGGCAAAAATAGAGGAACTAATTTTGTTGAGTGCATCTccaagttccatccatccatccattttctgagccgcttctcctcactagggtcgcgggcgtgctgcagcctatcccagctatcatcgggcaggaggtggggtacaccctcaattggttgccagccaatcacagggcacatacaaacaaacaaccattcacactaacattcacacctacggacaatttagagttgtcaattaacctaccatgcatgtttttgggatgtgggaggaagctagagtgcccggagaaaacccacgcaggcacggggagaacatgcaaactccacaaaggcggggccgggatttgaaccccggtcctcagaactgtgaggcagacgctctaaccagtcggctaccgtgccgcccatctCCAAAAGATTTAAATGACAAGGAGGAGAGTTTTCATCTGCAATGTACTCAGCAGATAAAATAACAGTTAGCCTTTCTAGTTAGTCAGTTATTTCTttactacagtggtgccttgaagatacaagtttaatttgttgtgaccacaaaacactcatatcaAATCTTTCCCGATTGAAAGGAATGTAAATGCCAAGAAAAGTAATGCGTTTCAATTAGGAAATAATCACTCGAGAGTAGATTAAATTTCAATTAGCACGATGTATAATTgtggcacggtggtcaacttgttagcacatctgcctcacagttctgaggaccggggttcaagtcccggacccgcctgtgtggcctgtttgcatgttctccccgtgcttgtgtgggttttctccgggaactccggtttcctcccacatcccaaaaacatgcatggtaggttgattgaagactctaaattgcccgtaggtgcgaatggttgtttgtttctatctgccctgcaattggctggcgaccagttcagggtgtacctcgcctctcgcctgaagatagctgggatggggtccagcacgcccacgaccctagtgaggagaagcggtacagaaaatggatggatgtataattgtgaacaaagatctttctttctgacaGACATGAAGCTACGCCAATGTCTCAAACGGCCGCTGTGTAGCGCCAattactggcgaggaggacttgcACATcatgtgattttttattttttttgccttaagtgtcggtggctggtatcggccgCCTTTCACTACTAcccaataccttgaaataaggctggtATGGGCCCGAGATCGATACCTGGTATTTGTACTCACCCATCCCTAGTTAGGTTGGTAAAAATCAGTACACATGTGCCCTGCTGTAGACAATTGTTTTTGCCAACTCAAACAAAGTGTAAGAAAGGTCAAAAAGAGAAGTTACCAGGTGTAGTCTGGTTGCTCTGTATAACTTGTTTCCACCTCCCAGACAACGTATAAGAAGGAGAAGAGTGGTAAGTGACCTTGTCTGAACTTTCAAGTTGGTAATGGTCTAAAAAGAGCAAAGGAGAATGTCGTCATTCCTAAGGTCGCAGAGATGTGGTCAGCAGCATGTGTCGTGCTCACTGGGTGCCGGGACTTGGGCCCGCGCTAGGTCCTTGGGGCGAGTGCCGAACGAAAATGCTGGCGTCCCATCACGGCCGTTTTTGGTGATGTTGGAGGGGATGAGGTGTTTAGGTCCAGGTGAGATTTCTTGCGCGCTTATGTCATAGTGGGCCCGAAAGCTGTAACTGGGTGCTTTGTATTTTGTCGGATCATGTAGAGTAGAACCTGAATGCAGCAGAAAtcgagaaaaaaagaacacttaCTGTACTATCTTCAGATAGCACAAATTTGAACACTGCTAGGGGGAGAAAAAGAAGGCATTATAACCTGTCAGTGAAGGAAGTGCATACTTTGGCCCTGGGCTGCTATAGAGGGCAGCTATGGGCCCTCGCGGTCTGTGGGGCCTCCATGTTCCCACCCAAGGCTCTTCATCAGGCATTATCtggaacaaatattcaaatgtcATATTCCACTCAGTGGGCAGTTTGAAAACAACAAGCTCACCTCCGCTTGAACAATCAGTCAACGCTAAATCCAGGTACCTCctggactggtgaccagtcaatGCCAGGGCAATGGACAATGccagtttttttgtgatagaaaaaaacaagaccaagacaaattattccaaaatgttcccaaaaTTAATTTGACCTATAATCTGCACAACTCAACTGAAAATAAACTAAtcttttcaaaagtaaaagttaaaaaaaaaaaactgacatgaCGTGGTTGCAAAACTGTGCACGCCCTCTTCTGGATTGTGGTTGGGTTCAGAACAACATTATCATCACATTAAATGGGAGTCTGCACACACCATTTGGCTCGGAAGCAAGCTGGCCGTGGTTTTTGTTTGCatcatcacaacatcctgtATCAGCTGACACAAATCTAAAATAAACTTCTGGGCCATTTTCAtccaagaaacatgaagtagacactttatttgctttattgggaaataaaaatgctgtggcccgggccttgagtttgacatgtattaattaattagtCAAAAACgaacctgacatgcatgtttttggaacatgcATAAAACCCATAcaagcacggagagaacatgcaaactccacacaggaagattctatccaagaacCTCAGAACCGTGAAGCAGACACGCTCTCCATTACTCCACCAGTGTTTATCATATGCGAATGTTCAACTAAAGCAATGGCACGCATGTTaaccattatttaaaaaaaaaaaaattaaaaaaaaaataaaagtattttaccTTAGCAAATCCTAATCTTCATAGGAGTCTTCTCATGATCCGGAAATCAGCGCGTTCATTGaactacaaaacaaattgtttaGGAGTGGTCAAGTTCACTATGACAATGTTGCCAAGGAGACGGCTGAACATGTTGGTCTTGTGTTGTGTTCACACTCCAAGCTAAAGAAGGAATTCGCACGACTAAGCTGTGAATGCATGTGCAAAGTTCCACTTTCACAAATAGGAATTCCTTGAACGCATCACACACTTCCATCAGTTTTACGAACGCGATTTAAGCCTGTTACTATTTAtagcattgttgttgttg contains these protein-coding regions:
- the LOC133403121 gene encoding ciliary microtubule associated protein 1B-like isoform X2; the protein is MPDEEPWVGTWRPHRPRGPIAALYSSPGPKYALPSLTGSTLHDPTKYKAPSYSFRAHYDISAQEISPGPKHLIPSNITKNGRDGTPAFSFGTRPKDLARAQVPAPNHYQLESSDKVTYHSSPSYTLSGRWKQVIQSNQTTPGPASNSLPPVLGPKTVTIRAAPAHSLYGRSKNGNFMEDYTKSPGPAAYQAVDPKVYLTKSPQYSMPGRKFMPQSATRTPAPGVYCPEKVTTTHSKAPAFTFGLRHSQYTICPIMDADKYQQSFSFL
- the LOC133403121 gene encoding ciliary microtubule associated protein 1B-like isoform X1 — protein: MTFEYLFQIMPDEEPWVGTWRPHRPRGPIAALYSSPGPKYALPSLTGSTLHDPTKYKAPSYSFRAHYDISAQEISPGPKHLIPSNITKNGRDGTPAFSFGTRPKDLARAQVPAPNHYQLESSDKVTYHSSPSYTLSGRWKQVIQSNQTTPGPASNSLPPVLGPKTVTIRAAPAHSLYGRSKNGNFMEDYTKSPGPAAYQAVDPKVYLTKSPQYSMPGRKFMPQSATRTPAPGVYCPEKVTTTHSKAPAFTFGLRHSQYTICPIMDADKYQQSFSFL